One genomic segment of Microcella indica includes these proteins:
- the pyrH gene encoding UMP kinase, with the protein MPYEKKEHTVVEKKRRVLLKLSGEAFGAGSLGVNPDVVSGIAREIAEAAKDVEVAVVVGGGNFFRGAELSQRGMDRGRADYMGMLGTVMNALALQDFLEQAGAPVRVQSAIQMTQVAEPYIPLRAVRHLEKGRVVVFGAGAGLPYFSTDTVAAQRALEIKADEVLVAKNGVDGVYSADPRHNPEAHKLDRITYQDALVKGLKVVDSTAFSLCMDNGMPMVVFGMEPAGNVAKAIRGDHIGTRVSN; encoded by the coding sequence GTGCCGTACGAGAAGAAGGAGCACACCGTGGTCGAGAAGAAGCGTCGGGTGCTGCTCAAGCTCTCGGGTGAGGCGTTCGGCGCCGGATCCCTCGGTGTCAACCCCGACGTCGTGAGCGGCATCGCGCGCGAGATCGCCGAGGCGGCGAAGGACGTCGAGGTGGCGGTCGTCGTAGGCGGCGGCAACTTCTTCCGCGGCGCCGAGCTCAGTCAGCGCGGAATGGACCGCGGCCGGGCCGACTACATGGGCATGCTCGGCACGGTCATGAACGCTCTCGCCCTGCAAGACTTCCTCGAGCAGGCCGGCGCACCCGTGCGCGTGCAGTCGGCGATCCAGATGACGCAGGTCGCCGAGCCCTACATTCCGCTGCGCGCCGTGCGCCACCTCGAGAAGGGCCGCGTGGTCGTATTCGGCGCCGGGGCGGGCCTGCCGTACTTCTCGACCGACACCGTGGCGGCGCAGCGCGCGCTCGAGATCAAGGCCGACGAGGTGCTCGTCGCCAAGAACGGCGTCGACGGCGTCTACAGCGCTGACCCGCGCCACAACCCGGAGGCCCACAAGCTCGATCGCATCACCTATCAGGACGCGCTCGTGAAGGGACTCAAGGTCGTCGACTCGACCGCCTTCAGCCTGTGCATGGACAACGGCATGCCGATGGTCGTGTTCGGCATGGAGCCCGCCGGCAACGTCGCGAAGGCGATTCGCGGCGATCACATCGGCACGCGCGTCTCGAACTGA
- a CDS encoding phosphatidate cytidylyltransferase, translating to MPADQTGPARRSRFPFARRGRTRADVEAALHDVETALHDLESRAREMDARVEARVGRNLPKAILFGLILGLALLFSLIVVKEIFMLFGAALVAFTAYELASALRFAGRDVPRIPLVIAAVGVIVPAFYLGAEGLWWAILAGVAFVSVWRLAEQLIPARRTGAASLGTDLGAGVLVLAYVALLGGFAVVMAGQLGGQWWVLAYLIVVISIDTGAYASGLLFGKHPMAPRISPKKTWEGFAGSVVVAIIASVLLALFMIGIEWWVGVLLGLALVGAATLGDLTESLIKRDLGIKDISTWLPGHGGFLDRLDSILPATVVAYVFFVIVA from the coding sequence GTGCCTGCCGATCAGACTGGGCCGGCGCGGCGAAGCCGCTTTCCGTTCGCGCGGCGCGGTCGCACGCGCGCCGACGTCGAGGCCGCCCTCCACGACGTGGAGACCGCCCTGCACGACCTGGAGTCGCGAGCGCGCGAGATGGATGCTCGGGTCGAGGCCCGCGTCGGCCGCAACCTGCCCAAAGCCATCCTCTTCGGGTTGATCCTCGGTCTCGCCCTCCTGTTCAGCCTCATCGTCGTCAAAGAGATCTTCATGCTTTTCGGCGCGGCCCTCGTGGCCTTCACCGCGTACGAGCTCGCGAGCGCGCTGCGCTTCGCAGGGCGCGATGTGCCGCGCATCCCGCTCGTGATCGCCGCGGTCGGTGTCATCGTGCCCGCGTTTTACCTCGGGGCCGAGGGCCTATGGTGGGCCATCCTCGCCGGTGTCGCGTTCGTGAGCGTGTGGCGGCTCGCCGAGCAGCTCATCCCTGCTCGGCGCACGGGCGCCGCCTCGCTGGGAACGGATCTCGGTGCCGGAGTGCTCGTGCTCGCCTACGTGGCCCTGCTCGGCGGCTTCGCCGTCGTCATGGCGGGCCAGCTCGGCGGGCAGTGGTGGGTGCTCGCGTACCTCATCGTCGTCATCAGCATCGACACCGGCGCCTACGCGTCCGGGCTCCTGTTCGGCAAGCACCCCATGGCGCCGCGAATCAGCCCCAAGAAGACGTGGGAGGGCTTCGCCGGCTCCGTCGTCGTCGCGATCATCGCCTCGGTGCTCCTCGCACTCTTCATGATCGGCATCGAGTGGTGGGTCGGCGTGCTGCTCGGCCTCGCGCTCGTCGGGGCCGCGACGCTCGGAGATCTCACCGAGTCGCTCATCAAGCGCGATCTCGGCATCAAGGACATCTCCACGTGGCTGCCCGGCCACGGCGGGTTCCTCGACCGGCTCGACTCGATCCTGCCCGCGACCGTCGTCGCGTACGTGTTCTTCGTCATCGTCGCCTGA
- a CDS encoding lytic transglycosylase domain-containing protein, with protein sequence MGRHAATKARPTASSRPGEGAVDHARATPGVPTIERHVRSSWSLPLFASVASLAFVLAAVTDPTPSLSLAAEQTEAPAAPDVQTFVASPDHEISADRGEWTTSRVVTYGVAPAAGTPDPGTAQGIAADMVAARGWSSAEFDCLVALWNKESGWNVYAHNASSGAYGIPQSLPGNKMASVGSDWATNPRTQITWGLGYIEARYGTPCGAWATSQRIGWY encoded by the coding sequence GTGGGTAGGCATGCAGCGACGAAGGCGCGCCCCACCGCGTCGAGTCGACCCGGTGAGGGCGCCGTAGACCATGCCAGGGCGACGCCGGGAGTGCCGACGATCGAGCGCCACGTGCGCTCCTCCTGGTCGCTGCCGCTCTTCGCCTCCGTGGCGAGCCTCGCCTTCGTGCTCGCGGCCGTGACCGACCCCACTCCGAGCCTGAGCCTCGCCGCCGAGCAGACGGAGGCTCCCGCCGCCCCCGACGTCCAGACCTTCGTCGCCTCCCCCGATCACGAGATCTCGGCCGATCGCGGGGAGTGGACGACGAGCCGCGTCGTCACCTACGGCGTCGCTCCCGCGGCGGGCACGCCCGACCCCGGCACCGCGCAGGGGATCGCCGCAGACATGGTCGCGGCGCGCGGGTGGAGCAGTGCCGAGTTCGACTGCCTCGTCGCCCTCTGGAACAAGGAGTCCGGCTGGAACGTGTACGCGCACAACGCCAGCTCGGGTGCCTACGGCATCCCTCAGTCGCTCCCCGGCAACAAGATGGCGAGCGTGGGCTCCGACTGGGCGACGAACCCGCGCACGCAGATCACGTGGGGCCTCGGCTACATCGAGGCGCGCTACGGCACGCCGTGCGGCGCGTGGGCGACGAGCCAGCGCATCGGCTGGTACTAG
- the tsf gene encoding translation elongation factor Ts — MATVSLEDVKTLRERLGTGMVDTKNALVEAEGDMEKAVEILRLKGAKGNAKRADRSTSEGLIAAHEADGYAVLIELACETDFVAKGDKFGALGSTVLAAVSAAGAASAEEALAAKVGDQTVAELIDAEAAIIGEKMELRRVARVDGSQFEVYLHRTNKDLPPQVGVVVSYTGDDAETARGIAQHISFADPQYLTRDDVPAETVDNERRIVEEISRNEGKPEAALPKIVEGRVGAFFKQVALLEQDYARDNKLSVAQVAKDAGIAVTGFARFKVGA; from the coding sequence ATGGCCACTGTCAGCCTGGAAGACGTCAAGACCCTGCGCGAGCGCCTCGGCACCGGCATGGTCGACACCAAGAACGCCCTCGTCGAAGCCGAAGGCGACATGGAGAAGGCCGTCGAGATCCTGCGCCTGAAGGGCGCGAAGGGCAACGCGAAGCGCGCCGACCGCTCGACGAGCGAGGGCCTCATCGCGGCGCACGAGGCAGACGGCTACGCCGTGCTCATCGAGCTCGCGTGCGAGACCGACTTCGTCGCCAAGGGCGACAAGTTCGGCGCACTGGGCTCGACGGTCCTCGCAGCCGTGAGCGCGGCCGGCGCGGCGAGTGCCGAGGAGGCGCTCGCGGCGAAGGTGGGCGACCAGACGGTCGCCGAGCTCATCGACGCCGAGGCCGCGATCATCGGCGAGAAGATGGAGCTGCGCCGCGTCGCCCGCGTCGACGGCTCCCAGTTCGAGGTCTACCTGCACCGCACCAACAAGGACCTCCCGCCGCAGGTCGGCGTCGTCGTCTCCTACACGGGTGACGACGCGGAGACGGCGCGCGGCATCGCGCAGCACATCTCCTTCGCCGACCCGCAGTACCTCACGCGCGACGACGTTCCGGCCGAGACGGTCGACAACGAGCGCCGCATCGTCGAGGAGATCAGCCGCAACGAGGGCAAGCCCGAAGCCGCTCTGCCCAAGATCGTCGAGGGTCGCGTCGGCGCCTTCTTCAAGCAGGTCGCCCTGCTCGAGCAGGACTACGCGCGCGACAACAAGCTGTCCGTCGCGCAGGTCGCCAAGGACGCCGGTATCGCCGTGACGGGCTTCGCCCGCTTCAAGGTCGGCGCCTAA
- a CDS encoding DivIVA domain-containing protein, which translates to MTSTFPAPRPGKPGYDIDEVEQFLEVARTAYGAAPGTEGSLTSDDIRHTAFRVRRRGGYSARHVDAALERLEEAFAARERERAIAELGQEAYDAESRTTAQDIIDRLARPEGRRFRRVSALSRGYRAEDVDAFMDRVSRYFQEGAPLTVENVRTIAFRPAFRGYDETQVDLLLDTTIRLMLAVR; encoded by the coding sequence GTGACCTCCACGTTTCCCGCTCCGCGCCCGGGCAAGCCGGGCTACGACATCGACGAGGTGGAGCAGTTCCTCGAGGTGGCCCGCACCGCGTACGGCGCGGCGCCCGGTACGGAGGGCTCGCTCACGAGCGACGACATCCGCCACACCGCCTTCCGCGTGCGCCGCCGTGGCGGGTACTCGGCCCGTCACGTGGATGCCGCTCTCGAGCGCCTCGAGGAGGCCTTCGCCGCGCGGGAGCGCGAGCGGGCGATCGCCGAGCTCGGGCAGGAGGCCTACGATGCCGAGTCGCGCACGACAGCGCAGGACATCATCGATCGGCTCGCCCGACCGGAGGGTCGCCGGTTCCGTCGCGTGAGCGCGCTGTCGCGCGGCTATCGCGCGGAGGACGTGGACGCCTTCATGGATCGGGTCAGCAGGTACTTCCAGGAGGGTGCCCCGCTCACGGTGGAAAACGTGCGCACGATCGCCTTCCGCCCCGCCTTCCGCGGGTACGACGAGACGCAGGTCGACCTGCTGCTCGACACGACGATCCGCCTCATGCTGGCCGTCCGCTGA
- a CDS encoding helix-turn-helix domain-containing protein — protein MAESMHIPSPEDPAEAFAAVVALRRLAATLEREAVDRALEERWTWSDIGQALGMTAQAAHKRLSPARRASR, from the coding sequence ATGGCCGAGAGCATGCACATCCCCTCCCCCGAGGACCCCGCCGAAGCCTTCGCCGCCGTCGTGGCGCTGCGACGCCTCGCCGCGACTCTCGAGCGCGAGGCGGTCGATCGCGCGCTCGAGGAGCGCTGGACGTGGTCAGACATCGGTCAGGCCCTGGGGATGACCGCGCAGGCCGCCCACAAGCGGCTCTCCCCGGCACGACGCGCATCCCGCTAG
- a CDS encoding MarR family winged helix-turn-helix transcriptional regulator, which translates to MQSSEPAAPSMAAVRPPTVLLRALLDVTEEFERALGSELTVNPTDLHAMEHLIMSGPLSPSELSRRLGVTSAATTTVVDRLTALGHVRREPHPSDRRGIRVVASEASTARAMGRIMPMIAGVDSVLDDFDEAEQAAITQYLQRVVEQYRDHAAPREGAATGGVVRPPDAGDAPTGALTAPQ; encoded by the coding sequence ATGCAATCGTCCGAGCCCGCAGCACCGTCGATGGCCGCCGTGCGCCCGCCGACGGTGCTGCTGCGCGCGCTGCTGGACGTCACGGAGGAGTTCGAGCGCGCCCTCGGCTCGGAGCTCACGGTCAACCCGACCGACCTGCACGCCATGGAGCACCTCATCATGAGCGGGCCGCTGTCGCCGTCGGAGCTCTCACGGCGACTGGGGGTGACGTCAGCGGCGACGACGACGGTCGTGGACAGGCTCACCGCTCTCGGGCACGTGCGGCGTGAGCCTCACCCGAGCGATCGGAGGGGCATCCGCGTGGTGGCGTCGGAGGCGTCGACGGCGCGCGCGATGGGGCGCATCATGCCGATGATCGCGGGGGTGGACTCGGTGCTCGACGACTTCGACGAGGCGGAGCAGGCGGCGATCACCCAGTACCTGCAGCGCGTCGTCGAGCAGTATCGCGACCACGCGGCGCCCCGCGAGGGTGCCGCGACCGGTGGGGTCGTCAGGCCGCCCGACGCCGGCGATGCGCCGACCGGCGCGCTGACCGCACCGCAGTAG
- a CDS encoding phosphodiesterase: MTQLGQYPPAGHVVVHISDTHLLADGRKLYGSVPVEQRLADALRRLEAGPIDPDALVFTGDLADLGEPDAYLRLRAAVEPVAERLDAQLVWVMGNHDERAPYASLLFDEEPTDKPQDRVYDVRGLRIISLDTTVPGYHHGEITAEQLNWLRGVLAEPAPHGTLLAVHHPPVPTPLEVMAVLELHDQPALAEVIAGTDVRGILGGHLHYSTHSTFAGVPVSAAAATCYTLDLAADAQRLLSGVDGGQSFDFVHVYDDRIVSSTVPVGSFPEATGFAATYRPMIDAMPAAERLENLSSKNSPLNLNEAAANDD; the protein is encoded by the coding sequence ATGACGCAGTTGGGGCAGTACCCGCCAGCAGGGCACGTCGTCGTGCACATCTCCGACACGCACCTCCTCGCCGACGGCCGCAAGCTCTACGGCTCCGTGCCCGTCGAGCAGCGCCTCGCCGACGCACTCCGCCGCCTCGAGGCGGGCCCCATCGACCCCGACGCGCTCGTCTTCACCGGCGACCTCGCCGACCTCGGCGAACCAGACGCCTACCTCCGCCTGCGCGCCGCCGTCGAACCCGTCGCCGAACGACTCGACGCGCAGCTCGTCTGGGTCATGGGCAACCACGACGAGCGCGCCCCCTACGCGAGTCTCCTCTTCGACGAAGAACCCACCGACAAGCCCCAAGACCGCGTCTACGACGTGCGCGGACTGCGCATCATCTCGCTCGACACCACCGTTCCCGGCTACCACCACGGCGAGATCACCGCCGAGCAGCTCAACTGGCTGCGCGGCGTCCTCGCCGAACCGGCACCGCACGGCACCCTCCTCGCCGTCCACCACCCGCCCGTGCCGACCCCCCTCGAAGTCATGGCCGTGCTCGAGCTGCACGACCAGCCGGCCCTCGCCGAGGTCATCGCGGGCACCGACGTGCGCGGCATCCTCGGCGGCCACCTGCACTACTCCACCCACAGCACCTTCGCCGGCGTCCCCGTCTCCGCCGCCGCCGCTACGTGCTACACCCTCGACCTCGCCGCCGACGCGCAGCGCCTCCTCAGCGGCGTCGACGGCGGGCAGTCCTTCGACTTCGTCCACGTCTACGACGACCGCATCGTCAGCTCCACCGTGCCCGTCGGCTCCTTCCCCGAAGCGACCGGGTTCGCCGCCACCTACCGGCCCATGATCGACGCCATGCCCGCCGCGGAGCGGCTCGAGAACCTCTCCAGCAAGAACTCACCGCTCAACCTCAACGAGGCCGCCGCGAACGACGACTGA
- the frr gene encoding ribosome recycling factor, which translates to MIADVLAEAADKMTKAVEVAKEDFSTVRTGRANPQLFQKILVDYYGSPTPLAQLASLQNPEARTLIITPYDKTALKEIERAIVNFPNLGASPNNDGEIIRVTMPELTEDRRKEYVKIVKGKAEDCKVAIRNIRRKAKDDLDALKSEVGDDEVARAEKDLEALTKKHTDAADEALKKKEAELLEV; encoded by the coding sequence GTGATCGCCGACGTTCTCGCCGAAGCCGCTGACAAGATGACCAAGGCCGTCGAGGTCGCCAAAGAGGACTTCTCGACCGTCCGCACCGGGCGCGCGAACCCGCAGCTGTTCCAGAAGATCCTCGTCGACTACTACGGCTCGCCGACGCCGCTCGCGCAGCTCGCGAGCCTGCAGAACCCCGAGGCGCGCACGCTCATCATCACGCCGTACGACAAGACGGCGCTCAAGGAGATCGAGCGCGCGATCGTGAACTTCCCGAACCTCGGGGCCAGCCCCAACAACGACGGCGAGATCATCCGCGTGACGATGCCCGAACTCACGGAGGACCGCCGCAAGGAGTACGTGAAGATCGTCAAGGGCAAGGCGGAGGACTGCAAGGTCGCGATCCGCAACATCCGCCGCAAGGCGAAGGACGACCTCGACGCTCTCAAGAGCGAGGTCGGCGATGACGAGGTGGCGCGCGCCGAGAAGGACCTCGAGGCGCTCACGAAGAAGCACACGGACGCGGCCGACGAGGCCCTCAAGAAGAAGGAAGCCGAGCTCCTCGAGGTCTAG
- a CDS encoding tyrosine recombinase XerC: protein MHEPTTALREAIEEHVRALELERGVSPHTLRAYRGDLLTLTEFVEECGAEPDPALLDLELLREWVWWQNEQGLAASTLARRTSTVRGFTAWLARTGRAPHDAGARLKSPRADRHLPRVLSRAQVDAVLDELAVRASTDDPVAVRDLAIVELLYASALRVSELVGLDLDRLDAQRRTVRVLGKGAKERIVPYGLPAQRALSAYLENARPALATPASGAALFLSPRGARESARGVYALVSRLLADRGGSGPAGPHTFRHTAATHLLDGGADLRAVQEILGHASLGTTQIYTHVSAERLASVYRTAHPRA from the coding sequence GTGCATGAGCCGACGACAGCACTGCGTGAGGCGATCGAGGAGCACGTGCGCGCCCTCGAGCTCGAGCGCGGCGTCTCGCCGCACACGCTGCGCGCCTACCGCGGCGACCTTCTGACGCTCACCGAGTTCGTCGAGGAGTGCGGTGCCGAGCCCGACCCGGCGCTGCTCGACCTCGAGCTGCTGCGCGAGTGGGTGTGGTGGCAGAACGAGCAGGGCCTCGCCGCCTCGACGCTCGCTCGGCGCACGTCGACGGTGCGCGGCTTCACCGCCTGGCTCGCGCGCACCGGTCGCGCGCCGCACGACGCGGGAGCCCGCCTCAAGTCGCCGCGCGCCGACCGGCATCTGCCGCGCGTGCTCAGCCGAGCGCAGGTCGACGCGGTGCTCGACGAGCTCGCGGTACGAGCATCCACCGACGACCCCGTCGCGGTGCGCGACCTCGCGATCGTGGAGCTGCTGTACGCGAGCGCCCTGCGGGTGAGCGAGCTCGTCGGACTCGATCTCGACCGGCTCGATGCGCAGCGGCGCACCGTGCGCGTGCTCGGCAAGGGCGCCAAGGAGCGCATCGTGCCCTACGGGCTGCCCGCCCAGCGCGCCCTCTCTGCCTACCTGGAGAATGCCCGGCCGGCTCTCGCGACGCCCGCCTCGGGGGCCGCGCTCTTCCTGAGCCCCCGCGGCGCGCGCGAGTCGGCCCGCGGCGTCTACGCTCTCGTCTCCCGGCTGCTCGCCGACCGTGGGGGAAGCGGACCGGCGGGGCCGCACACCTTCCGCCACACGGCTGCGACGCACCTGCTCGACGGCGGAGCCGACCTGCGGGCCGTGCAGGAGATCCTCGGCCACGCGAGCCTCGGCACGACCCAGATCTACACGCACGTGAGCGCCGAGCGGCTGGCCTCCGTGTACCGCACCGCCCACCCGCGCGCCTGA
- a CDS encoding Clp protease N-terminal domain-containing protein, with translation MPLRTARHDIALITALLTTAETEARALGDSAPGAEHLLLASLLVDDASAREASGVSADAVRAAISVVHVESLGAIGVTHAELDDSLPPGRGVYRSDVSAQEVFQQARRLARRSPRGLRSAHVLLAVAEREHGTAARVLTQLGLQRASVVDAARKVLER, from the coding sequence GTGCCCCTGCGAACCGCTCGACACGACATCGCCCTCATCACCGCACTGCTGACGACGGCCGAGACCGAAGCCCGAGCCCTCGGCGACTCCGCCCCGGGCGCGGAGCATCTGCTGCTCGCCTCCCTGCTCGTCGACGACGCCTCGGCGCGTGAGGCCTCGGGAGTCTCCGCTGACGCGGTTCGCGCGGCGATCTCGGTCGTCCACGTCGAGTCCCTCGGGGCGATCGGCGTGACGCACGCCGAACTCGACGACTCCCTGCCCCCGGGCCGGGGCGTCTACCGAAGCGACGTGAGCGCTCAGGAGGTCTTCCAGCAGGCGCGCCGACTCGCTCGCCGATCTCCCCGCGGGCTGCGATCGGCGCACGTGCTGCTCGCGGTGGCCGAGCGCGAGCACGGCACGGCCGCCCGCGTTCTCACCCAGCTCGGGCTCCAGCGGGCATCCGTCGTCGACGCTGCTCGGAAGGTGCTCGAGCGATGA
- a CDS encoding MMPL family transporter — translation MRSLLRFITAARTSWIVLVVALAASVAIFAAGSGNEEETAPPVGLPDSAEAAQVEALQEQLPSADGTSALLVFTREAGELDGDDIAAITERTTDLAELSSEDFVPPPAVSDDSTVALVAVPLDIVTDVGVQAERADELRAVASEGLTGIDVYLSGAEGFEVDIAAVFEGADFTLLLTTVIVVAVLLLVTYRSPWLWLVPLTVVGIADGLAGIIAARVAAALGIVLDASVTGILSVLVFGAGTNYALLLIARYRDELRLHEDRREAMRRAVFGAGPAILASGGTVALALATLVFAELAGNRALGIACATGIIVAMIFALLVLPAALVLFGRGLFWPYIPRFGAPDAISRSPWGRLGRGVSKRPVTVAIAGFVALGALASGLLFVQVGLSQNERFIEKPEAVVGQEILADAFAAGSSSPAVVIAPVSDGDEVVAALADVEGVDEATLGESADDIVQVDVVLAADPESAEAFATIERMRAELDTVGDGSALVGGLDARALDVANAQERDQALVIPLILVLVFLVLAVLLRALLAPLLLLIAVVASFFSAVGAAWFLFQTPLFGFPAIDTNVLLFSFLFLVALGVDYSIFLVTRAKEEAEHLGVREGMIRGLAATGAVITSAGILLAAVFAVLGVLPLITLTQIGIIVCIGVLIDTLLVRTVIVPALAFISGDRFWWPRRPTLTIAEAEARGANAQGGSLEAEPEPVAAR, via the coding sequence ATGCGCTCTCTGCTCCGGTTCATCACCGCCGCCCGCACCTCCTGGATCGTGCTCGTCGTCGCCCTCGCCGCCTCCGTCGCGATCTTCGCGGCGGGCTCCGGCAACGAGGAGGAGACGGCACCGCCCGTCGGGCTGCCCGACAGCGCCGAGGCCGCGCAGGTCGAAGCGCTGCAGGAGCAGCTGCCGAGCGCCGACGGCACGTCCGCGCTGCTCGTCTTCACGCGCGAGGCCGGCGAGCTCGACGGTGACGACATCGCCGCCATCACGGAGCGCACCACCGACCTGGCCGAGCTCTCCTCCGAGGACTTCGTGCCGCCGCCCGCGGTGTCGGATGACTCCACGGTCGCCCTCGTCGCCGTTCCCCTCGACATCGTCACCGACGTCGGCGTGCAGGCCGAGCGCGCCGACGAGCTGCGCGCGGTCGCCTCCGAGGGGCTGACCGGCATCGACGTCTACCTGAGCGGAGCGGAAGGCTTCGAGGTCGACATCGCCGCCGTCTTCGAGGGGGCGGACTTCACTCTGCTGCTGACGACCGTCATCGTCGTCGCCGTGCTCCTCCTCGTCACCTACCGCAGCCCCTGGCTCTGGCTCGTGCCCCTCACGGTCGTCGGCATCGCGGACGGCCTCGCCGGCATCATCGCCGCGCGCGTCGCGGCCGCCCTCGGCATCGTGCTCGACGCCTCCGTCACGGGCATCCTCTCCGTGCTCGTCTTCGGTGCCGGCACGAACTACGCCCTCCTCCTCATCGCCCGCTACCGCGATGAGCTGCGCCTGCACGAGGACAGGCGCGAGGCCATGCGTCGTGCCGTGTTCGGCGCCGGGCCCGCGATCCTCGCGAGCGGCGGCACCGTCGCTCTCGCTCTCGCGACGCTCGTGTTCGCCGAGCTCGCGGGGAACCGCGCGCTGGGCATCGCGTGCGCGACGGGCATCATCGTCGCGATGATCTTCGCGCTCCTTGTGCTCCCGGCCGCCCTCGTGCTCTTCGGCCGCGGCCTCTTCTGGCCCTACATTCCGCGCTTCGGCGCCCCCGATGCGATCTCGCGCAGCCCGTGGGGCCGCCTGGGTCGCGGCGTCAGCAAGCGACCCGTCACCGTCGCGATCGCCGGTTTCGTGGCGCTCGGAGCGCTCGCGAGCGGGCTCCTGTTCGTGCAGGTGGGCCTCTCGCAGAACGAGCGCTTCATCGAGAAGCCCGAGGCCGTCGTCGGGCAGGAGATCCTTGCCGATGCCTTCGCCGCCGGCAGCTCGTCGCCGGCCGTGGTCATCGCGCCGGTCTCCGACGGTGACGAGGTCGTCGCGGCGCTCGCCGACGTCGAGGGCGTGGACGAGGCGACGCTCGGCGAGTCGGCGGACGACATCGTGCAGGTCGATGTCGTTCTCGCGGCCGATCCGGAGAGCGCCGAGGCGTTCGCCACGATCGAGCGGATGCGCGCCGAGCTCGACACCGTGGGTGACGGCTCGGCTCTCGTCGGCGGTCTCGACGCCCGAGCCCTCGACGTCGCGAACGCGCAAGAGCGAGACCAGGCCCTGGTCATCCCGCTCATCCTCGTGCTCGTGTTCCTCGTGCTCGCCGTCCTCCTGCGCGCGCTGCTCGCTCCGCTCCTGCTGCTCATCGCCGTCGTCGCGAGCTTCTTCTCCGCCGTCGGCGCCGCGTGGTTCCTGTTCCAGACGCCGCTGTTCGGCTTCCCGGCGATCGACACCAACGTGCTGCTGTTCAGCTTCCTCTTCCTCGTCGCGCTCGGCGTCGACTACTCGATCTTCCTCGTCACGCGAGCGAAGGAGGAGGCCGAGCACCTCGGGGTGCGCGAAGGCATGATCCGCGGGCTTGCGGCGACGGGCGCCGTCATCACGAGCGCGGGCATCCTGCTCGCCGCCGTGTTCGCGGTGCTCGGCGTGCTGCCGCTCATCACACTCACCCAGATCGGCATCATCGTGTGCATCGGTGTGCTCATCGACACGCTGCTCGTGCGCACGGTCATCGTGCCCGCGCTCGCCTTCATCTCGGGCGACCGCTTCTGGTGGCCCCGCCGGCCGACGCTCACGATCGCCGAGGCCGAGGCCCGCGGGGCGAACGCGCAGGGCGGCAGCCTCGAGGCAGAGCCTGAGCCGGTCGCCGCGCGATAG